AACCGGCGAAGTGCTCGGAATGGCGGATTCATTTGCAATGGCTTTTTATAAATCGCAGGTTGCAGCCGGGTTTACACTGCCGCTTGAGGGAAGAGCGCTGATAACAGTAGCTCCGGTTGACAGGAAAGGTGCGCTTGCTATCGCAAAAGAATTATCACAGATGGGTTTTAAGATTATCGCAACCGAAGGTACTGCTGATTTTCTAAAGGGAAACGGGATAGATTGCGAGTATGTCAAGAAATTGCAGGAAGGGCGGCCTAATATCGAAGACCTGATGAAAAACAGGGAGATCCAGTTCGTGCTTAATACGCCACTTGGGAAACAGAGCGCCCAGGATGACAGCTACATCCGTAAATCTGCTATTAAATATAAGATACCTTATTTTACGACCACGGATGCGGGCCGTGCGGCTGCCAAAGGGATCAGGGCTGCCCGCGAAAATCGTATAGAAGTGAAATCACTCCAGGAACACCATGAAGGTGTCAAATCGGGTATTATATAAACAAGAATGTACATCTTTCGGGTATATGGCTGGTGTAATATGCGAATTCTGCGGAAATAAGTTCGATACACGAGGGTTAGGCAGGCATCGTGTAAAATGCCAGAAGATGAAACAAAAAGAAGAGATATCAGCCGGGAAACTGGATGGGAAAGCTGCCCGGAATGCAAAGATCAGGGATATATTCGAAAAGGTAAAGACATTGGAGACGATGCTTGAGGATCTGTCGGATCAGCTTGTTAAGATGATCAAAGAAATAGAGTAAATAATAAAGCTTCAATAAGATTCGATATAGCTAAAAACTACAGGCGGAGTAACATTTGTACGGGGTTTGGGGTGACTCCACGTGCTCGTTTTCGCGCATCCATTAGCAATATATTGAAATATAACTACATTTTTTGTATCAAAGATAAGGGGCTAAGGGTAGTGACTGATTACTGAGATTGGATAGATAGGTATATACATAATATCATAATATATGTTATTCCGCAATAAAGGGAAGATAATGTCAGGAAATTTTTTGAAGCAGGTAATATTAAGGTTGGATTTTTCGGGCGAAATAAACCGTTCTCAGCAGGTATTGGATAATATAAAGAGCGTTGTTTCAAATACTCTTCCAGAGTTCGAAGCTCGAGAGTTTTAGAACCCAACACAATTAGTCTTGAACTTAAAAAATATAATAATTATGAAGAATTTAAAGAACTTGTACAAAGAGTAATTCAAAATTTGGGAGAACAGAGCCCTTCTATAAAAGTATCGAGGATTGGGCTTCGTTATATAAATCAAATAATTATTGATGAAGGAGACCCATTTAATTGGACTGAATTTATTAAAGCGCCACTTATTTGTAGTCTTGATTTTGTCGATAATCGAAGTGAACTAT
This genomic interval from Candidatus Methanoperedens sp. contains the following:
- a CDS encoding TIGR04255 family protein — translated: MSLELKKYNNYEEFKELVQRVIQNLGEQSPSIKVSRIGLRYINQIIIDEGDPFNWTEFIKAPLICSLDFVDNRSELSRSVGVIELNKSDYSVRFTYGPHSAYPLTQIHFFII